From the genome of Syngnathus acus chromosome 24, fSynAcu1.2, whole genome shotgun sequence, one region includes:
- the LOC119118134 gene encoding trans-L-3-hydroxyproline dehydratase produces the protein MDVRLPPHEGAKLSVVDMHTGGEPLRIIVSGYPEVKGQTLLSKRRYVREHLDHLRRVLMLEPRGHYDMYGALLVASELPDAHLGVLFMHNEGYSTMCGHAVVALGRFAVDYGLAKEPRSPETPVNIHCPCGLVRAFVEYADEGKTGAVRFLSVPAFVFATDVTVAVEGFGDVTVDISYGGAFYAFVDARRFDLDVRESRTRHLVDAATAVTKAVKSQVKLRHPVSDDLAFLYGTILTDGKDEFSSDATANVCVFAEAQVDRSPTGSGVTARVALQYHKGQIRLNQSRTFQSGATGSQFTGKAVEETTCGDFKAVVVEVAGRAFYTGASCFVQEAADQLNGGFLLK, from the exons ATGGATGTTCGACTTCCGCCACACGAGGGCGCCAAGCTGTCGGTGGTGGACATGCACACGGGCGGCGAGCCTCTCCGCATCATCGTGAGCGGCTACCCGGAGGTCAAAGGCCAAACGTTGCTGTCCAAGCGGCGTTACGTGCGGGAGCACCTGGACCACCTGCGGCGAGTGCTGATGCTGGAGCCTCGGGGTCACTACGACATGTACGGCGCCTTGCTGGTGGCCAGCGAGTTGCCCGACGCCCACCTGGGCGTCTTGTTCATGCACAACGAGGGCTACAGCACCATGTGCGGCCACGCCGTAGTGGCCCTGGGACGCTTTGCCGTCGATTACGGCCTGGCCAAGGAGCCGCGCTCACCCGAGACGCCCGTCAACATCCACTGCCCGTGCGGGCTGGTCAGGGCCTTCGTCGAGTACGCCGACGAAGGCAAAACGGGCGCGGTGAGGTTCCTCAGCGTGCCGGCCTTTGTCTTTGCCACCG ACGTGACGGTGGCAGTGGAAGGCTTTGGCGACGTCACGGTGGACATCAGTTACGGAGGAGCCTTTTACGCCTTTGTGGATGCGCGACGCTTTGACCTGGATGTGAGGGAGTCCCGGACCAGACATCTAGTGGACGCTGCCACGGCCGTTACCAAAGCTGTCAAATCGCAG GTGAAGCTGCGCCACCCGGTGAGCGACGACCTGGCCTTCCTGTACGGCACCATCCTCACCGACGGCAAAGATGAGTTCTCCTCCGACGCCACCGCCAATGTCTGCGTGTTTGCCGAAGCGCAG GTGGACCGCAGCCCAACCGGATCCGGGGTGACGGCGCGAGTGGCCCTCCAGTACCACAAAGGTCAGATCCGGTTGAACCAGTCAAGGACGTTCCAGAGCGGCGCCACGGGATCGCAGTTCACCGGCAAAGCCGTGGAG GAGACCACGTGCGGCGACTTCAaggcggtggtggtggaggtggCCGGCAGAGCTTTTTACACGGGAGCGTCTTGTTTTGTGCAGGAGGCGGCGGATCAGCTGAACGGTGGCTTTCTGCTCAAGTGA
- the LOC119118130 gene encoding disheveled-associated activator of morphogenesis 1-like isoform X1: MAPRKRGSGGGNRGAGGLSSFFFCCFNNSEHPEITYRLREDFAPQAMEPVLPMPGYDELDGIFSELVDELDLTEKHREAMFALPAEKKWQIYCSKKKEQEENKSATSWPEYYIDQLNSMAARKTLLALEKEDGEERNKTVESLKTALRTQPMRFVTRFIDLDGLTCILNFLKSMDYETTESQIHTSLIGCIKGLMNNSQGRAHVLSHAQSINIIAQSLATDNVKTKVAVLEIMGAVCLVPGGHRKILEAMLHYQRFACERTRFQTLINDLDRSTGRYRDEVNLKTAIMSFINAVLSQGAGETSLEFRIHLRYEFLMLGIQPVIDKLRSHENSTLDRHLDYFEMLRNDDELALSKRFESVHIDTKSATQVFELIRKKMNHTDAFPHFMSVLHHCLLMPHKRSGNTVQYWLLLDRIVQQMVLQNDKGHDPDVTPLENFNVKNVVRMLVNENEVKQWKEQAEKMRKEHHELQQKLEKKERECDAKTQEKEDMMQTLNKMKEKLEKESGEHRNVKQQVAELSARLHELSARQVTVVPGGAPGGPAPPPPVPSFSGLRPPPPGGAMVPPPPPPPPPGGPPPGPGRPPGAGIPLPPGAPLGPSMQKKKNIPQPCNPLKSFNWSKLAENKLEGTVWMDVDDARVFKILDLEDIEKTFSAYQRQQDFFTINNSKQKEAEDDALGSKKVRELSVIDGRRAQNCNILLSRLKLSNEEIKRAILTMDEQEDLPKDMLEQLLKFVPEKSDVDLLEEHKHELDRMAKPDRFLYEMSRINHYQQRLQSLYFKKKFTERIAEIKPKVEALTKASKEVLHSRNLKQLLEVVLAFGNYMNKGQRGNAYGFKVSSLNKIADTKSSIDKNINLLHYLITILEKKYPKVLKFHGDLPSVPEAAKVNMTELEKDVGNLRGGLKSVESELDYQKKRAQEPGDKFVSVVSQFITVASFSFSDVEDSLTEAKDLFAKAVKHFGEDAGKMQPDEFFGIFDQFLQSFGEAQQENDNMRRRKEEEERRAKMEAQLKEQREKERKARKAKANGEDDGGGEFDDLVSALRSGEVFDKDLSKMKRNRKRINSQNSDGGRERPVTKLNM; encoded by the exons ATGGCTCCCCGGAAGcgaggcagcggcggcggcaaccGCGGCGCCGGCGGcctctcctccttcttcttctgctgctTCAACAACAGCGAGCACCCCGAGATCACCTACAGGCTGCGCGAAGACTTTGCCCCGCAGGCCATGGAGCCGGTGCTGCCCATGCCGGGCTATGACGAGCTGGACGGGATCTTCTCTGAGTTGGTG GACGAGCTGGACCTCACCGAGAAGCACAGGGAAGCCATGTTTGCCCTGCCCGCTGAGAAAAAGTGGCAGATATACTGCAGCAAAaagaag GAACAAGAGGAGAACAAGAGTGCAACCAGTTGGCCAGAATATTACATCGATCAGCTCAATTCCATGGCAGCT CGCAAGACGCTCCTGGCCCTGGAGAAGGAAGAcggggaggagaggaacaaaaCCGTGGAGAGCTTGAAGACCGCCCTCAGGACTCAACCTATGAG GTTTGTGACGCGCTTCATCGACCTGGACGGCCTGACGTGCATCCTCAACTTCCTGAAGAGCATGGACTACGAGACCACCGAGTCGCAGATCCACACCTCGCTGATCGGCTGCATCAAGGGGCTGATGAACAATTCTCAGGGTCGTGCCCACGTGCTCTCGCACGCCCAGAGCATCAACATCATCGCCCAGAGCCTGGCCACCGACAACGTCAAGACCAAGGTGGCCGTGCTGGAGATCATGGGCGCCGTCTGCCTGGTGCCCGGCGGCCACAGGAAGATCCTGGAGGCCATGCTGCACTACCAGCGCTTTGCCTGCGAGAGGACGCGCTTTCAG ACGCTGATCAATGACCTGGACCGCAGCACGGGGCGCTACAGAGATGAGGTCAACCTGAAAACGGCCATCATGTCCTTCATAAATGCTGTACTGAGTCAAGGCGCGGGAGAG ACAAGCCTGGAGTTCCGCATCCACCTGCGATACGAGTTTCTGATGCTGGGGATCCAACCGGTGATCGATAAGCTGCGTTCTCATGAGAACTCCACCTTAGACAG GCATCTGGACTACTTTGAGATGCTGCGGAACGACGACGAGCTGGCTCTGTCGAAGCGTTTTGAGTCG GTACACATCGACACCAAAAGTGCCACCCAAGTGTTTGAGCTCATCCGCAAGAAGATGAACCACACCGACGCATTCCCGCACTTTATGTCCGTCCTCCATCACTGCCTCCTCATGCCAC ACAAGAGGAGCGGCAACACGGTGCAGTACTGGCTGCTACTGGATCGCATCGTCCAGCAGATGGTGCTGCAGAACGACAAGGGCCACGATCCCGACGTCACGCCACTGGAGAATTTCAATGTGAAAAATGTCGTGCGCAT GTTGGTCAACGAGAACGAGGTGAAGCAGTGGAAGGAGCAAGCGGAAAAGATGCGCAAAG AGCACCACGAGCTGCAGCAGAAGTTGGAGAAGAAGGAGCGCGAATGCGACGCCAAGACGCAGGAGAAGGAGGACATGATGCAGACGCTCAACAAGATGAAGGAGAAGCTGGAGAAGGAGAGCGGCGAGCACAGGAACGTCAAGCAGCAAGTGGCCGAGCTCAGCGCGCGCCTGCACGAGCTCAGCGCC AGACAAGTCACCGTGGTTCCAGGCGGCGCCCCCGGGGGCCCGGCGCCACCCCCGCCCGTGCCGTCCTTCTCCGGCCTGCGCCCGCCGCCTCCGGGCGGCGCCATGGTTCCGCCgccaccccctcctcccccgccGGGCGGCCCCCCGCCAGGGCCGGGTCGCCCGCCCGGGGCAGGCATCCCCCTGCCGCCCGGGGCCCCGCTGGGACCCTCgatgcagaagaagaagaacatcCCGCAGCCGTGCAACCCGCTCAAATCCTTCAACTGGTCCAAGTTGGCCGAG AACAAACTGGAAGGCACCGTTTGGATGGATGTGGACGACGCCAGGGTTTTCAAAATTCTGGATCTGGAGGACATCGAGAAGACCTTTTCGGCCTATCAGAGACAGCAG GACTTCTTTACCATCAATAACAGCAAacag AAAGAGGCCGAGGACGACGCGCTGGGCTCCAAAAAGGTGAGGGAGCTGTCGGTGATTGACGGCCGGCGAGCGCAAAACTGCAACATCCTCCTGTCCAG GCTCAAGCTGTCCAATGAGGAAATCAAGAGGGCCATCCTCACCATGGACGAGCAGGAGGACCTTCCCAAAGACATGCTGGAGCAG CTGCTGAAATTTGTGCCGGAGAAGAGCGACGTGGACCTCCTGGAGGAGCACAAGCACGAGCTGGACCGCATGGCCAAACCCGACCGCTTCCTCTACGAGATGAGCAG AATAAACCACTACCAGCAGAGACTGCAGTCTTTGTACTTCAAAAAGAAGTTTACCGAGCGGATAGCGGAGATCAAGCCCAAAGTTGaag CTCTGACGAAGGCTTCCAAAGAGGTCCTGCACAGCAGAAACCTGAAGCAGCTGCTGGAGGTGGTGCTGGCCTTCGGCAACTACATGAACAAGGGCCAGCGGGGCAACGCTTACGGCTTTAAGGTGTCCTCGCTCAACAAGATCGCCGACACCAAATCCAGCATCGACAA GAACATCAATCTTTTGCACTACCTGATCACCATCCTGGAGAAGAAATACCCCAAAGTGCTCAAGTTTCACGGTGACCTGCCGAGTGTCCCCGAAGCAGCCAAAGTCAA CATGACCGAGCTGGAGAAAGACGTGGGCAACTTGCGCGGCGGCCTGAAGAGCGTGGAGAGC GAGCTGGACTACCAGAAGAAGCGAGCGCAGGAGCCAGGTGACAAGTTTGTGTCTGTGGTCAGCCAGTTCATCACCGTGGCCAGCTTCAGCTTCTCGGATGTGGAGGACTCGCTGACGGAGGCCAAAGACTTG TTTGCGAAGGCCGTAAAGCACTTTGGCGAGGACGCCGGCAAGATGCAGCCCGACGAGTTCTTCGGCATCTTCGACCAGTTCTTGCAGTCGTTCGGCGAGGCGCAGCAGGAGAATGACAACATGCGGCGGCgcaaggaggaagaggagcgtAGGGCTAAAATGGAGGCTCAG CTCAAAGAGCAGCGGGAGAAGGAGCGCAAGGCGCGCAAGGCTAAGGCCAACGGCGAGGACGACGGCGGCGGAGAGTTTGACGACCTGGTGTCGGCGCTGCGCTCGGGCGAGGTCTTCGACAAGGACTTGTCCAAGATGAAGCGCAACCGCAAGCGCATCAACAGCCAGAACTCGGACGGCGGGCGCGAACGACCCGTCACAAAGCTCAACATGTAG
- the LOC119118130 gene encoding disheveled-associated activator of morphogenesis 1-like isoform X2, which yields MAPRKRGSGGGNRGAGGLSSFFFCCFNNSEHPEITYRLREDFAPQAMEPVLPMPGYDELDGIFSELVDELDLTEKHREAMFALPAEKKWQIYCSKKKEQEENKSATSWPEYYIDQLNSMAARKTLLALEKEDGEERNKTVESLKTALRTQPMRFVTRFIDLDGLTCILNFLKSMDYETTESQIHTSLIGCIKGLMNNSQGRAHVLSHAQSINIIAQSLATDNVKTKVAVLEIMGAVCLVPGGHRKILEAMLHYQRFACERTRFQTLINDLDRSTGRYRDEVNLKTAIMSFINAVLSQGAGETSLEFRIHLRYEFLMLGIQPVIDKLRSHENSTLDRHLDYFEMLRNDDELALSKRFESVHIDTKSATQVFELIRKKMNHTDAFPHFMSVLHHCLLMPHKRSGNTVQYWLLLDRIVQQMVLQNDKGHDPDVTPLENFNVKNVVRMLVNENEVKQWKEQAEKMRKEHHELQQKLEKKERECDAKTQEKEDMMQTLNKMKEKLEKESGEHRNVKQQVAELSARLHELSARQVTVVPGGAPGGPAPPPPVPSFSGLRPPPPGGAMVPPPPPPPPPGGPPPGPGRPPGAGIPLPPGAPLGPSMQKKKNIPQPCNPLKSFNWSKLAENKLEGTVWMDVDDARVFKILDLEDIEKTFSAYQRQQKEAEDDALGSKKVRELSVIDGRRAQNCNILLSRLKLSNEEIKRAILTMDEQEDLPKDMLEQLLKFVPEKSDVDLLEEHKHELDRMAKPDRFLYEMSRINHYQQRLQSLYFKKKFTERIAEIKPKVEALTKASKEVLHSRNLKQLLEVVLAFGNYMNKGQRGNAYGFKVSSLNKIADTKSSIDKNINLLHYLITILEKKYPKVLKFHGDLPSVPEAAKVNMTELEKDVGNLRGGLKSVESELDYQKKRAQEPGDKFVSVVSQFITVASFSFSDVEDSLTEAKDLFAKAVKHFGEDAGKMQPDEFFGIFDQFLQSFGEAQQENDNMRRRKEEEERRAKMEAQLKEQREKERKARKAKANGEDDGGGEFDDLVSALRSGEVFDKDLSKMKRNRKRINSQNSDGGRERPVTKLNM from the exons ATGGCTCCCCGGAAGcgaggcagcggcggcggcaaccGCGGCGCCGGCGGcctctcctccttcttcttctgctgctTCAACAACAGCGAGCACCCCGAGATCACCTACAGGCTGCGCGAAGACTTTGCCCCGCAGGCCATGGAGCCGGTGCTGCCCATGCCGGGCTATGACGAGCTGGACGGGATCTTCTCTGAGTTGGTG GACGAGCTGGACCTCACCGAGAAGCACAGGGAAGCCATGTTTGCCCTGCCCGCTGAGAAAAAGTGGCAGATATACTGCAGCAAAaagaag GAACAAGAGGAGAACAAGAGTGCAACCAGTTGGCCAGAATATTACATCGATCAGCTCAATTCCATGGCAGCT CGCAAGACGCTCCTGGCCCTGGAGAAGGAAGAcggggaggagaggaacaaaaCCGTGGAGAGCTTGAAGACCGCCCTCAGGACTCAACCTATGAG GTTTGTGACGCGCTTCATCGACCTGGACGGCCTGACGTGCATCCTCAACTTCCTGAAGAGCATGGACTACGAGACCACCGAGTCGCAGATCCACACCTCGCTGATCGGCTGCATCAAGGGGCTGATGAACAATTCTCAGGGTCGTGCCCACGTGCTCTCGCACGCCCAGAGCATCAACATCATCGCCCAGAGCCTGGCCACCGACAACGTCAAGACCAAGGTGGCCGTGCTGGAGATCATGGGCGCCGTCTGCCTGGTGCCCGGCGGCCACAGGAAGATCCTGGAGGCCATGCTGCACTACCAGCGCTTTGCCTGCGAGAGGACGCGCTTTCAG ACGCTGATCAATGACCTGGACCGCAGCACGGGGCGCTACAGAGATGAGGTCAACCTGAAAACGGCCATCATGTCCTTCATAAATGCTGTACTGAGTCAAGGCGCGGGAGAG ACAAGCCTGGAGTTCCGCATCCACCTGCGATACGAGTTTCTGATGCTGGGGATCCAACCGGTGATCGATAAGCTGCGTTCTCATGAGAACTCCACCTTAGACAG GCATCTGGACTACTTTGAGATGCTGCGGAACGACGACGAGCTGGCTCTGTCGAAGCGTTTTGAGTCG GTACACATCGACACCAAAAGTGCCACCCAAGTGTTTGAGCTCATCCGCAAGAAGATGAACCACACCGACGCATTCCCGCACTTTATGTCCGTCCTCCATCACTGCCTCCTCATGCCAC ACAAGAGGAGCGGCAACACGGTGCAGTACTGGCTGCTACTGGATCGCATCGTCCAGCAGATGGTGCTGCAGAACGACAAGGGCCACGATCCCGACGTCACGCCACTGGAGAATTTCAATGTGAAAAATGTCGTGCGCAT GTTGGTCAACGAGAACGAGGTGAAGCAGTGGAAGGAGCAAGCGGAAAAGATGCGCAAAG AGCACCACGAGCTGCAGCAGAAGTTGGAGAAGAAGGAGCGCGAATGCGACGCCAAGACGCAGGAGAAGGAGGACATGATGCAGACGCTCAACAAGATGAAGGAGAAGCTGGAGAAGGAGAGCGGCGAGCACAGGAACGTCAAGCAGCAAGTGGCCGAGCTCAGCGCGCGCCTGCACGAGCTCAGCGCC AGACAAGTCACCGTGGTTCCAGGCGGCGCCCCCGGGGGCCCGGCGCCACCCCCGCCCGTGCCGTCCTTCTCCGGCCTGCGCCCGCCGCCTCCGGGCGGCGCCATGGTTCCGCCgccaccccctcctcccccgccGGGCGGCCCCCCGCCAGGGCCGGGTCGCCCGCCCGGGGCAGGCATCCCCCTGCCGCCCGGGGCCCCGCTGGGACCCTCgatgcagaagaagaagaacatcCCGCAGCCGTGCAACCCGCTCAAATCCTTCAACTGGTCCAAGTTGGCCGAG AACAAACTGGAAGGCACCGTTTGGATGGATGTGGACGACGCCAGGGTTTTCAAAATTCTGGATCTGGAGGACATCGAGAAGACCTTTTCGGCCTATCAGAGACAGCAG AAAGAGGCCGAGGACGACGCGCTGGGCTCCAAAAAGGTGAGGGAGCTGTCGGTGATTGACGGCCGGCGAGCGCAAAACTGCAACATCCTCCTGTCCAG GCTCAAGCTGTCCAATGAGGAAATCAAGAGGGCCATCCTCACCATGGACGAGCAGGAGGACCTTCCCAAAGACATGCTGGAGCAG CTGCTGAAATTTGTGCCGGAGAAGAGCGACGTGGACCTCCTGGAGGAGCACAAGCACGAGCTGGACCGCATGGCCAAACCCGACCGCTTCCTCTACGAGATGAGCAG AATAAACCACTACCAGCAGAGACTGCAGTCTTTGTACTTCAAAAAGAAGTTTACCGAGCGGATAGCGGAGATCAAGCCCAAAGTTGaag CTCTGACGAAGGCTTCCAAAGAGGTCCTGCACAGCAGAAACCTGAAGCAGCTGCTGGAGGTGGTGCTGGCCTTCGGCAACTACATGAACAAGGGCCAGCGGGGCAACGCTTACGGCTTTAAGGTGTCCTCGCTCAACAAGATCGCCGACACCAAATCCAGCATCGACAA GAACATCAATCTTTTGCACTACCTGATCACCATCCTGGAGAAGAAATACCCCAAAGTGCTCAAGTTTCACGGTGACCTGCCGAGTGTCCCCGAAGCAGCCAAAGTCAA CATGACCGAGCTGGAGAAAGACGTGGGCAACTTGCGCGGCGGCCTGAAGAGCGTGGAGAGC GAGCTGGACTACCAGAAGAAGCGAGCGCAGGAGCCAGGTGACAAGTTTGTGTCTGTGGTCAGCCAGTTCATCACCGTGGCCAGCTTCAGCTTCTCGGATGTGGAGGACTCGCTGACGGAGGCCAAAGACTTG TTTGCGAAGGCCGTAAAGCACTTTGGCGAGGACGCCGGCAAGATGCAGCCCGACGAGTTCTTCGGCATCTTCGACCAGTTCTTGCAGTCGTTCGGCGAGGCGCAGCAGGAGAATGACAACATGCGGCGGCgcaaggaggaagaggagcgtAGGGCTAAAATGGAGGCTCAG CTCAAAGAGCAGCGGGAGAAGGAGCGCAAGGCGCGCAAGGCTAAGGCCAACGGCGAGGACGACGGCGGCGGAGAGTTTGACGACCTGGTGTCGGCGCTGCGCTCGGGCGAGGTCTTCGACAAGGACTTGTCCAAGATGAAGCGCAACCGCAAGCGCATCAACAGCCAGAACTCGGACGGCGGGCGCGAACGACCCGTCACAAAGCTCAACATGTAG